Proteins encoded by one window of Fusarium graminearum PH-1 chromosome 1, whole genome shotgun sequence:
- a CDS encoding electron transfer flavoprotein subunit alpha has translation MLPNAKRVLAKQATGLMARAHAYSLGAQRQRLVSTLAVLEQKDGVLNHSSLSAFTAAKKLGGTVHGFIAGTGVKSVAQEVAKAEGVEKIIAVENAAYEKGLPETFAPLLVENIKKGGYTHVIAGHTAFGKNVMPRVAALLDSQQISDITAIESENVFVRPIYAGNAIATVESSDSVKIVTIRGTAFASVPLEGGSAAVEDGVDSKPESPTEWVSEDLAKSDRPDLSTASRVVSGGRGLKSKEDFDKIMLPLADALGAAVGASRAAVDSGYADNSLQVGQTGKVIAPELYMAVGISGAIQHLAGMKDSKVIAAINKDADAPIFQVADVGLVGDLFEKVPELTEKVKSS, from the exons ATGCTCCCGAACGCGAAGCGAGTTTTGGCAAAGCAGGCCACTGGCCTCATGGCGCGCGCGCACGCCTACAGCTTGGGCGCACAACGGCAGCGCCTggtatcaaccttggcagTTCTCGAGCAAAAGGATGGTGTGCTCAACCACAGCTCTCTAAGCGCCTTTACGGCTGCGAAGAAGCTTGGCGGAACGGTACACGGCTTCATCGCAGGTACTGGTGTCAAGTCTGTCGCTCAAGAAGttgccaaggctgagggCGTTGAAAAGATTATCGCTGTCGAAAATGCTGCATACGAAAAG GGTTTGCCCGAGACTTTTGCCCCTCTTTtggttgagaacatcaagaaaGGCGGTTATACGCATGTTATTGCCGGTCACACTGCGTTCGGCAAGAATGTCATGCCTCGAGTTGCTGCACTCCTCGACTCCCAGCAGATCTCCGATATCACAGCTATTGAGAGCGAGAATGTCTTCGTCCGACCGATCTATGCTGGAAACGCAATCGCCACAGTTGAGTCATCAGactctgtcaagattgtTACAATTCGAGGAACTGCCTTTGCTTCTGTTCCACTTGAAGGAGGCTCTGCTGCCgttgaggatggtgttgatTCTAAGCCAGAGTCACCTACCGAGTGGGTGTCGGAGGACCTAGCCAAGTCCGACCGCCCTGATCTCTCCACAGCCTCTCGAGTTGTGTCGGGCGGCCGTGgtctcaagtccaaggaggactttgacaagatcatgcTGCCTCTTGCCGACGCCCTCGGTGCTGCCGTTGGTGCGTCGCGCGCTGCCGTTGACAGTGGATATGCCGACAACAGTCTGCAGGTGGGTCAAACAGGCAAGGTGATTGCTCCTGAGCTATACATGGCCGTAGGTATTTCGGGCGCTATCCAACATCTTGCGGGTATGAAGGACAGCAAGGTCATCGCCGCCATTAACAAGGACGCCGATGCCCCCATTTTCCAAGTTGCCGATGTCGGTCTGGTTGGTGATTTGTTTGAAAAGGTACCAGAGCTCACTGAGAAGGTCAAGAGCTCATAG